Proteins encoded in a region of the Candidatus Aquicultor sp. genome:
- a CDS encoding PAS domain S-box protein, whose protein sequence is MLFPTETLLESNIITIIFATVLAIVISYFVLRRRNVLYEVAIDEIIERKRSEEALQESEERYRTMFETMAQGAVYQDAEGRIITANKAAERILGLTLD, encoded by the coding sequence TTGCTTTTTCCGACGGAAACCCTCCTTGAATCCAACATAATAACCATAATTTTCGCCACAGTGCTCGCTATCGTTATATCGTATTTTGTGCTGCGACGTCGCAACGTACTCTACGAAGTAGCCATCGATGAGATTATCGAGCGCAAGCGCTCTGAAGAAGCGCTACAAGAATCGGAAGAGAGATACCGCACGATGTTTGAGACCATGGCGCAGGGGGCGGTCTACCAAGACGCCGAAGGCAGAATAATCACCGCTAATAAAGCTGCCGAGCGAATATTGGGACTGACGCTTGACTAG
- a CDS encoding DUF308 domain-containing protein, with translation MMNPTSDMNNMTRAEAEQISRSWWLFLANGILSIIAGIIILAINWTLLSLAYFVGAVLIVRGIFQMFSPSSSGGSRVWNVTIGIISAIIGIAIIAYPSFAAFSLVTLALFIGIWLVISGIAAIVGSIANRDNINYWGLGLAAGILVTTLGLFALYRPILTLAVTIAVVGIWAIVIGTMEITTAFEMRRLPEMISMRAAQAGPSEKRVA, from the coding sequence ATTAGCAGAAGCTGGTGGCTATTCCTCGCAAACGGTATCTTGTCGATAATTGCTGGAATTATTATTTTAGCCATAAATTGGACACTGCTCTCTCTAGCATACTTCGTTGGTGCGGTCCTGATCGTGCGAGGTATTTTCCAGATGTTTTCCCCATCTTCTAGCGGTGGTTCGAGGGTCTGGAATGTCACGATAGGTATTATAAGCGCCATCATCGGTATCGCGATAATTGCCTATCCGTCGTTTGCAGCATTCTCTCTTGTTACATTAGCCTTATTTATCGGAATTTGGCTTGTGATTTCAGGAATTGCGGCTATCGTAGGCTCTATTGCCAATCGTGACAATATCAACTACTGGGGGCTCGGGCTCGCCGCAGGAATTCTAGTGACCACTCTAGGCCTATTTGCACTGTATCGCCCGATATTAACGCTCGCTGTCACCATCGCGGTAGTCGGAATCTGGGCTATCGTGATCGGCACTATGGAAATCACAACGGCGTTTGAAATGCGCAGATTGCCAGAAATGATTTCTATGAGAGCTGCACAAGCCGGGCCTTCTGAGAAACGCGTTGCGTAG